A part of Entelurus aequoreus isolate RoL-2023_Sb linkage group LG03, RoL_Eaeq_v1.1, whole genome shotgun sequence genomic DNA contains:
- the rps6ka1 gene encoding ribosomal protein S6 kinase alpha-1 isoform X4: MKVLKKATLKVRDRVRTKMERNILADVNHPFIVKLHYAFQTEGKLYLILDFLRGGDLFTRLSKEVMFTEEDVKFYLAELALGLDHLHSFGIIYRDLKPENILLDEEGHIKLTDFGLCKEAIDHQEKAYSFCGTVEYMAPEVVNRQGHTHSADWWSFGVLMFEMLTGSLPFQGKDRKETMSMILKARLGMPQFLSAEAQSLLRALFKRNPANRLGSGPDGAEEIKRHGLFSNIDWNKLFRREVKPPFRPAVARPDDTFYFDSEFTSRTPKDSPGVPPSAGAHQLFRGFSFIASTLLEEEGLVEPVQPPPHPVVQQLHGKNLLFSDGYVLKEDIGMGSFSVCKRCVHKATNTEYAVKMIDKTSTDPSEEIEILLRYGQHPNIITLKDVYDTGKQVFLVTELMRGGELLDRILKQKFFSEREASAVLHTITKTVEYLHSQGVVHRDLKPSNILYVDESGNPESIRICDFGFAKQLRANNGLLMTPCYTANFVAPEVLKRQGYDEGCDIWSLGVLLYTMMAGFTPFANGPEDTPNEILNRIGNGHFSLSGGNWDTVSDAAKDLVSKMLHVDPHQRLTAKQVLRHTWIVQRDKLPNSQLPHQDPKLVKGAMAATYSALKNSQPTPELKPIESSFLAQRRVKKLPSTSL; encoded by the exons TGAGGGATCGTGTGAGGACCAAGATGGAGAGAAACATCCTGGCTGACGTCAACCACCCGTTTATTGTCAAGCTGCACTACG CTTTCCAGACTGAAGGGAAACTCTACCTGATCCTGGACTTCCTCAGAGGCGGAGATCTCTTCACCAGGCTGTCTAAAGAG GTGATGTTCACAGAGGAGGATGTGAAGTTTTATCTTGCAGAGCTGGCACTGGGTCTGGACCACCTGCACAGCTTTGGCATCATTTACAGAGACTTGAAGCCTGAAAA TATTCTCCTAGATGAGGAAGGTCACATCAAACTTACAG aTTTTGGTTTGTGCAAAGAAGCCATCGACCACCAGGAGAAGGCCTACTCCTTCTGTGGTACTGTGGAGTACATGGCCCCTGAGGTGGTCAACAGACAAGGACACACCCACAGCGCAGACTGGTGGTCGTTTGGAGTACTGATG TTTGAAATGCTGACTGGATCGCTGCCCTTTCAAGGCAAGGACCGCAAAGAAACGATGAGCATGATTCTTAA GGCTCGTCTGGGAATGCCTCAGTTTCTCAGTGCCGAGGCTCAGTCTCTGCTCAGGGCTTTGTTCAAGAGGAACCCCGCCAACAGACTGG GATCTGGTCCTGACGGAGCGGAGGAGATTAAACGCCACGGTTTGTTTTCCAACATCGACTGGAAC AAACTGTTCCGCAGAGAAGTCAAACCTCCTTTCAGACCGGCGGTGGCTCGCCCTGATGACACATTCTACTTTGACTCAGAGTTCACCTCCCGTACTCCTAAAG ATTCTCCTGGCGTGCCGCCGAGTGCCGGAGCTCACCAGCTCTTCAGAGGCTTCAGCTTCATTGCGTCGActctgttggaagaggaaggtttAGTTGAGCCGGTGCAGCCGCCGCCTCACCCGGTGGTGCAG CAGCTTCACGGGAAGAACTTGTTGTTCAGCGACGGCTACGTGTTGAAGGAAGACATCGGCATGGGCTCCTTCTCCGTGTGCAAGCGATGTGTCCACAAGGCCACCAACACAGAATACGCCGTAAAG ATGATCGACAAGACCAGCACGGACCCCTCGGAGGAGATCGAGATCCTCCTTCGATACGGCCAACACCCAAATATCATCACACTGAAGGAC GTGTACGACACGGGGAAGCAGGTGTTCCTGGTGACGGAGCTGATGCGAGGCGGCGAGCTCCTCGACCGCATCCTCAAGCAGAAGTTCTTCTCGGAAAGGGAGGCCAGCGCCGTGCTGCACACCATCACCAAGACTGTGGAGTACCTGCACTCACAAGGG GTGGTGCACAGAGACCTGAAGCCCAGCAACATTCTGTACGTGGACGAGTCGGGCAACCCAGAGTCCATTCGCATCTGCGACTTCGGCTTCGCCAAGCAGCTGCGCGCCAACAACGGTCTGCTGATGACGCCCTGCTACACCGCCAACTTTGTAGCCCCTGAG GTGTTGAAGCGTCAAGGCTACGATGAAGGCTGTGACATCTGGAGTCTGGGGGTCTTACTGTACACCATGATGGCTGG TTTCACTCCGTTTGCCAACGGGCCTGAGGACACGCCCAATGAGATCCTGAACAGGATAGGAAACGGTCACTTCAGCCTGTCTGGAGGCAACTGGGACACGGTGTCTGACGCCGCTAAG GACTTGGTGTCCAAGATGCTCCACGTGGATCCGCATCAGAGACTGACTGCCAAGCAGGTCCTCAGACACACGTGGATCGTCCAGAGGGACAAACTACCCAACAGCCAACTCCCACACCAGGACCCCAAACTCGTCAAG GGCGCCATGGCAGCCACCTACTCGGCCCTGAAGAACTCGCAGCCCACCCCCGAGCTCAAACCCATCGAAAGCTCATTCCTGGCCCAGCGGCGCGTTAAGAAGCTTCCGTCCACCTCGCTCTAG